In Bacillus sp. DX3.1, the following proteins share a genomic window:
- a CDS encoding DUF1189 domain-containing protein, producing MSIFTQLFKSLYSPKDMALFRFQKIGKTILYIMLLCLIAAVPQTLSTGSAIQDLFNVVNRAIEKDIPDFKVVNGELQADIDKPIVKEDGNFIFVFDPKATDTNEYTNQQGIFILKNKVVTNNNIQTQTYSYDELGGITFEKKDVQDIVSFVDSIYPILIFVIGALIYLFQLFISFLGVTLLAFFGSAMSDQRKLSYKQTWTLTAYSYTIPTVFFMIMDLLKINVLGTLFIYTAVILTVLYLIIKEIPKPKEKAEL from the coding sequence ATGTCCATATTTACACAACTATTTAAAAGCTTATATTCGCCAAAAGATATGGCGCTTTTTCGTTTTCAAAAAATCGGGAAAACGATTCTTTACATAATGTTACTGTGCTTAATCGCTGCCGTACCACAGACTCTATCAACTGGAAGTGCTATTCAAGATCTTTTTAATGTTGTGAATCGAGCGATTGAAAAAGACATTCCTGATTTTAAAGTTGTGAATGGTGAGCTACAAGCAGATATTGACAAACCCATTGTAAAAGAAGATGGAAACTTCATTTTCGTATTTGATCCTAAAGCAACGGATACGAATGAATATACCAATCAACAAGGAATATTCATTTTGAAAAATAAGGTTGTAACTAATAATAATATCCAAACACAAACTTATTCTTATGACGAATTGGGAGGCATTACTTTTGAGAAAAAAGATGTTCAGGACATTGTTTCTTTTGTGGATAGTATCTATCCAATTCTTATATTCGTTATAGGAGCATTGATCTATCTCTTCCAATTATTCATATCTTTCCTTGGAGTTACATTATTAGCGTTTTTCGGCTCTGCGATGAGTGATCAACGTAAATTATCTTATAAGCAAACTTGGACATTAACTGCTTACAGCTATACAATTCCAACCGTCTTCTTTATGATTATGGACTTATTAAAAATAAATGTACTAGGAACACTCTTTATTTACACCGCTGTTATTCTAACCGTCCTTTATTTAATAATCAAAGAAATACCAAAACCAAAAGAAAAAGCTGAACTATAA
- the ispG gene encoding flavodoxin-dependent (E)-4-hydroxy-3-methylbut-2-enyl-diphosphate synthase, whose product MTHRTKTRPVKVGNLTIGGNNELIIQSMTTTKTHDVEATVAEIKRLEEAGCQVVRVAVPDERAANAIADIKKQINIPLVADIHFDYRLALKAIEGGIDKVRINPGNIGRRHKVEAVVNAAKERGIPIRIGVNAGSLERHILEKYGYPTADGMVESALHHIKILEDLDFHDIIVSMKASDVNLAIEAYEKAARAFNYPLHLGITESGTLFAGTVKSAAGLGAILSKGIGNTLRISLSADPVEEVKVARELLKSFGLASNAATLISCPTCGRIEIDLISIANEVEEYISTLKVPIKVAVLGCAVNGPGEAREADIGIAGARGEGLLFRKGKVVRKVPEETMVEELKKEIDVIAAEMAANLEKEKQEK is encoded by the coding sequence ATGACTCATCGTACAAAAACACGTCCTGTTAAAGTCGGCAATTTAACAATTGGCGGTAATAATGAATTAATTATACAAAGTATGACAACAACAAAAACGCATGATGTAGAAGCAACAGTTGCTGAAATTAAACGTTTAGAAGAAGCCGGTTGTCAAGTTGTCCGCGTAGCCGTTCCAGACGAACGCGCAGCAAATGCAATTGCTGATATTAAAAAACAAATTAATATCCCGCTTGTTGCTGATATTCACTTTGATTATCGCCTAGCATTAAAGGCAATTGAAGGCGGTATTGATAAAGTACGTATTAACCCAGGTAATATTGGACGCCGCCATAAAGTTGAAGCGGTTGTAAATGCAGCAAAAGAACGCGGCATTCCGATTCGTATCGGCGTAAATGCTGGTTCATTAGAGCGTCATATTTTAGAAAAATATGGATATCCAACAGCTGATGGCATGGTAGAAAGTGCATTACATCACATTAAAATTTTAGAGGACTTAGATTTTCATGATATTATCGTATCAATGAAAGCATCCGATGTAAATTTAGCGATTGAAGCATATGAAAAAGCAGCACGTGCTTTCAATTATCCTCTGCACCTAGGTATTACAGAATCCGGAACACTATTTGCAGGAACAGTAAAGAGTGCCGCTGGTCTTGGGGCCATTTTAAGTAAAGGTATCGGGAACACACTACGCATTTCATTAAGCGCTGATCCCGTTGAAGAAGTAAAAGTAGCACGCGAACTATTAAAATCATTCGGCCTTGCATCTAATGCCGCTACACTAATTTCTTGCCCAACTTGCGGTCGTATTGAAATTGACCTTATTAGCATTGCAAATGAAGTCGAGGAATACATCTCCACACTTAAAGTACCAATTAAAGTTGCTGTACTTGGCTGCGCTGTAAACGGACCTGGTGAAGCTCGTGAAGCTGACATCGGTATCGCAGGCGCGCGCGGAGAAGGTCTATTATTCCGTAAAGGGAAAGTTGTTCGAAAAGTACCAGAAGAAACAATGGTAGAAGAACTGAAAAAAGAAATCGATGTCATCGCTGCAGAAATGGCTGCAAATCTTGAAAAAGAAAAACAAGAAAAATAA
- a CDS encoding Fur family transcriptional regulator — protein MNLTQALGLMKEKGYKHTGKREEMLRLFAAHNRYLTAKDVLEHMKDDYPGLSFDTIYRNLTVFAEIGVLEQTELKGEKHFRFTCSVMEHHHHFICLDCGGTKEITSCPMEFMNKDFTGYEVTGHKFEIYGRCPKCAK, from the coding sequence ATGAATCTGACACAAGCTTTAGGCCTTATGAAAGAGAAAGGCTATAAACACACTGGAAAAAGGGAAGAAATGTTACGTTTATTTGCGGCTCACAATCGATATTTAACTGCAAAGGACGTTTTAGAACACATGAAGGATGATTATCCAGGATTAAGTTTTGATACAATCTATCGAAATCTAACTGTATTTGCTGAAATTGGTGTGCTAGAACAAACGGAGCTAAAGGGAGAGAAACATTTTCGCTTTACATGTTCTGTTATGGAACATCACCATCACTTCATTTGTTTAGATTGCGGTGGTACGAAAGAAATTACATCATGTCCAATGGAGTTTATGAATAAAGACTTTACGGGCTATGAAGTAACAGGACATAAGTTTGAGATATATGGACGTTGTCCGAAATGTGCAAAATAA
- a CDS encoding metal ABC transporter permease, with amino-acid sequence MIQDFLQYDFLRNSLYAGILIGLVAPLLGVFVVIRRLSLIADALSHVTLSGIAASLLLEKTVFTAGFLNPLYMGMVFSIGGALLIEKLRTVYKHYQELAIPIILSAGIGIGVIFISLANGFNTDLFSYLFGSVSAVTSSDLIIIGIVAIAVIATIILLYKELFLLSFDEEYAVATGLRAKWIHFIFIILVALVIAVSMRVVGILLVSSLMTLPVAASIRIAKGFKQTIFYSIIFGEIAVIGGMFASYQLDLAPGGTIVMLAVLILIGAILWKKKKTA; translated from the coding sequence ATGATACAGGATTTTTTGCAATATGATTTTTTACGAAATTCTTTATATGCTGGTATTTTAATTGGATTGGTTGCTCCGTTGCTTGGTGTGTTTGTTGTGATTCGTCGTTTATCGCTTATCGCGGATGCGTTAAGTCATGTTACGCTATCAGGGATTGCAGCGAGTTTATTACTGGAAAAAACGGTTTTTACAGCAGGATTTTTGAATCCTTTATATATGGGAATGGTCTTTTCGATTGGTGGTGCCTTGCTGATTGAAAAGCTGCGCACTGTCTATAAGCATTATCAAGAATTGGCAATTCCGATTATATTATCAGCAGGTATTGGGATTGGTGTTATTTTTATCTCACTTGCGAACGGGTTTAATACAGACTTATTTAGTTATTTATTTGGTAGTGTAAGTGCTGTAACGAGCAGTGATTTAATCATTATCGGTATTGTGGCAATCGCAGTCATTGCAACAATTATTTTATTATATAAAGAGCTGTTCTTATTATCGTTTGACGAAGAATATGCTGTAGCAACAGGTCTTCGTGCAAAGTGGATTCACTTTATTTTTATTATTTTAGTTGCGCTTGTCATTGCGGTATCGATGCGTGTTGTTGGAATTCTTCTCGTATCATCCTTAATGACATTACCGGTTGCAGCAAGTATTCGCATTGCAAAAGGCTTTAAACAAACGATTTTCTATTCCATTATATTTGGTGAAATTGCTGTAATAGGTGGCATGTTCGCTTCTTATCAGCTCGATTTAGCTCCAGGTGGTACAATTGTTATGTTAGCGGTTCTTATTTTAATCGGTGCAATCTTATGGAAGAAGAAAAAAACTGCATAA
- a CDS encoding metal ABC transporter ATP-binding protein has translation MNNILEIEGLTFRYEERNVLEDIKLQVPKGAFLGLVGPNGSGKSTLLKCILGVLKPKKGSIRLFDIDSKKFKEWNKIGYVSQKANSFNSGFPATVFEVVSMGLVSKKGLFRFLTKEDKAKVAKSIADVGMSEFQNRNIGELSGGQQQRVFIARALVSNPELLILDEPTVGIDVKNVESFYEMLEGLNKHLGITLILVTHDMGAVTEKVTHVACLNQHLHFHGNVEKFRELEDAEMSLLYGHHVHRLEHDHEHHGGIR, from the coding sequence ATGAATAATATATTAGAAATTGAAGGATTGACATTTCGGTATGAAGAACGAAATGTATTAGAGGACATTAAGTTACAAGTTCCCAAGGGAGCTTTTTTAGGTTTAGTTGGGCCGAATGGGTCTGGGAAATCGACGTTATTGAAATGCATATTAGGTGTTTTAAAGCCGAAGAAAGGAAGTATTCGGTTATTTGACATTGATAGTAAGAAGTTTAAAGAGTGGAATAAAATTGGCTACGTGTCTCAAAAGGCGAACAGTTTTAACTCCGGTTTTCCCGCTACTGTGTTTGAAGTTGTTTCAATGGGGCTTGTTTCAAAAAAAGGACTGTTTCGATTCTTAACAAAAGAGGATAAGGCGAAAGTAGCAAAATCGATTGCTGATGTAGGAATGAGCGAGTTTCAAAATCGAAATATTGGGGAGTTATCCGGCGGACAGCAACAACGCGTATTTATTGCACGTGCACTTGTAAGCAATCCGGAATTGCTCATTTTGGACGAGCCTACAGTCGGCATTGATGTGAAGAATGTGGAAAGCTTTTATGAAATGCTAGAAGGTTTAAATAAACATCTCGGTATTACCCTCATTCTTGTTACCCATGATATGGGAGCTGTGACGGAGAAAGTGACACATGTTGCGTGTTTAAATCAGCACTTACATTTTCATGGGAATGTAGAGAAGTTTCGAGAGTTAGAAGATGCGGAAATGTCGCTTTTATATGGACATCATGTTCATCGTTTAGAGCATGATCATGAGCATCACGGAGGGATACGATGA
- a CDS encoding YitT family protein: MSQKQHRKESIIHLMYRLIMIVFGATCAAVAIELFLMPNKIIDGGIIGISLILDYLTPNIWWLSFSTLVVILNIPFMYSGYKQIGKTFMLSSAFAIVALAFIETTLHSVKPFTTEPILATVFGGLILGIGVGIVIRHGGSLDGTEIMGILLTKKLPFSVGEFVMFVNLFIFAWAAFVFGVEQAMYSVMTYYIAFKTIDTVIQGLDETKAVMIVSDHYEDVSNAILHRLGRGTTKLVAKGGYTDNEKEVIYAVVTRLEVTKLKAIVHEIDENAFITIMNTQETNGGKFKSAIH, from the coding sequence ATGTCGCAGAAACAACATCGAAAAGAAAGTATTATTCATCTTATGTATCGTTTAATTATGATTGTTTTTGGAGCAACATGCGCCGCGGTAGCAATCGAACTATTTTTAATGCCAAATAAAATTATTGATGGTGGCATTATCGGTATCTCCCTCATACTAGATTATCTCACACCTAATATATGGTGGTTAAGTTTTTCTACGTTGGTTGTAATCCTCAATATACCGTTTATGTATTCTGGTTATAAACAAATCGGTAAGACGTTTATGTTATCCTCTGCTTTTGCAATTGTCGCTTTAGCTTTTATTGAGACGACACTACATTCAGTTAAACCATTTACGACAGAACCTATATTAGCAACTGTTTTTGGCGGTCTTATTTTAGGAATTGGTGTGGGGATTGTCATTCGTCATGGTGGTTCATTAGATGGAACAGAAATTATGGGAATTTTATTAACAAAGAAATTACCGTTTTCTGTTGGCGAATTTGTTATGTTTGTGAACTTATTTATTTTTGCTTGGGCAGCTTTTGTATTTGGCGTCGAACAAGCAATGTATTCCGTTATGACGTACTATATCGCATTTAAAACAATTGATACCGTCATTCAAGGATTAGATGAGACAAAAGCAGTCATGATTGTATCGGATCATTATGAAGACGTATCGAATGCCATTTTACATCGCCTTGGTCGTGGGACAACAAAGCTTGTTGCTAAAGGTGGTTATACGGACAACGAGAAGGAAGTTATTTATGCAGTTGTTACGCGTCTTGAAGTAACAAAATTAAAGGCAATTGTTCATGAAATTGATGAAAATGCCTTTATTACGATTATGAATACACAAGAGACAAATGGTGGGAAATTTAAATCAGCAATTCACTAA
- a CDS encoding DUF2624 domain-containing protein: MNLIKHIVNKKLNHISTKELLKYSKEYEVPITTEQADKIVILMKGKNINIYDTQERLELLKKIAKVTSPATAQQVNILFQQLLK, translated from the coding sequence ATGAACCTCATCAAGCACATTGTAAACAAAAAGCTAAATCATATTTCAACAAAAGAATTATTGAAATATAGCAAAGAATATGAAGTTCCCATTACAACGGAACAAGCAGATAAAATCGTCATTTTAATGAAAGGAAAAAATATTAATATTTATGATACACAGGAAAGATTGGAACTTTTAAAGAAAATCGCAAAAGTAACTTCTCCCGCTACCGCTCAGCAAGTAAACATTTTATTTCAGCAACTATTAAAATAA
- a CDS encoding deoxyribonuclease IV, protein MLKIGSHVSMSGKKMLLAASEEAVSYGATTFMIYTGAPQNTRRKPIEDLNIEAGRKHMELHGIEEIIVHAPYIINVGNTTKPETFQLGVDFLRMEIERTSALGVAKQIVLHPGAHVGAGAEAGIQQIIKGLNEVITPEQTVNIALETMAGKGTECGRNFEEIAKIIDGVKYNEKLSVCFDTCHTHDAGYDIVNDFDGVLNEFDKIVGIDRLQVLHINDSKNVRGAGKDRHENIGFGYIGYKALHHIVHHPQLQHVPKILETPYVGEDKKDKKPPYKFEIEMLKSGTFDESLLEKIKG, encoded by the coding sequence ATGTTAAAGATTGGGTCTCATGTTTCCATGAGCGGGAAGAAGATGTTATTAGCAGCCAGTGAAGAGGCTGTTTCATACGGTGCTACAACATTTATGATTTATACAGGTGCACCGCAAAATACGAGAAGAAAACCAATTGAAGACTTAAATATAGAAGCAGGACGTAAACATATGGAGCTACATGGTATTGAGGAAATTATTGTCCATGCACCGTATATTATTAATGTTGGGAATACAACAAAACCAGAAACATTCCAATTAGGCGTCGATTTTCTTCGGATGGAGATTGAAAGAACGTCAGCATTAGGAGTAGCGAAGCAAATTGTGCTACATCCAGGTGCTCACGTTGGCGCGGGTGCTGAAGCTGGTATTCAACAAATTATTAAAGGGTTAAATGAAGTAATAACGCCAGAACAAACGGTGAATATCGCGCTAGAAACAATGGCTGGAAAAGGAACGGAATGTGGACGTAACTTTGAGGAAATTGCGAAAATTATCGATGGTGTAAAATATAATGAAAAGCTGTCTGTATGTTTTGATACGTGTCATACGCACGATGCCGGTTATGATATTGTTAACGATTTTGATGGCGTGTTAAATGAATTTGATAAAATCGTTGGGATTGATCGCTTGCAAGTATTGCATATTAATGATAGTAAAAATGTACGTGGTGCGGGAAAAGACCGTCATGAAAATATTGGTTTCGGTTATATCGGTTATAAGGCACTGCATCATATTGTGCATCATCCGCAATTACAGCATGTACCGAAAATTCTTGAAACGCCGTATGTCGGTGAAGATAAGAAAGATAAAAAACCACCATATAAGTTCGAAATTGAAATGCTGAAGAGTGGTACATTTGATGAAAGTCTTCTTGAGAAGATTAAAGGATAG
- a CDS encoding DEAD/DEAH box helicase, which yields MTVQTFTQYNFQPFLIDAIRELRFSEPTGIQQKIFPVVKKGVSVIGQSQTGSGKTHAYLLPTLNRINASRDEVQLVITAPTRELAQQIYQEIVKLTKFCAEDQLITARCLIGGTDKQRSIEKLKKQPHVVVGTPGRIKDLVEAQALFVHTASTIIVDEADLMLDMGFIQDVDKIAARMPRNLQMLVFSATIPQKLKPFMKKYMENPEHIHINPKQVAAGNIEHYLIPSRHRNKIELVKNMLLQYKPYLAIIFTNTKKKADEVADGLAERGLKVGRIHGDLSPRDRRKMMKQVRDLEFQYIVATDLAARGIDIEGISHVINYELPSDLDFFVHRVGRTARAGYSGIAATIYDPANEEALDSLEKQRNITFNHVDLRGDEWIDLGERRRRKSRKKPNNELDVMATKVVKKPKKVKPNYKRKLATEREKVKNKYSNKKR from the coding sequence ATGACAGTACAAACATTTACACAATATAATTTTCAACCATTTTTAATAGATGCAATTCGTGAACTACGCTTTTCAGAACCGACAGGAATTCAACAGAAAATTTTTCCGGTCGTGAAAAAAGGTGTGAGTGTAATCGGGCAGTCCCAAACGGGTTCTGGGAAAACACATGCATACTTACTTCCAACTTTAAATCGAATCAATGCAAGTCGAGATGAAGTACAGCTTGTCATTACAGCTCCTACTCGTGAGCTAGCACAACAAATTTATCAAGAGATTGTAAAGCTTACGAAGTTTTGTGCAGAAGATCAACTGATTACAGCACGTTGCCTTATCGGAGGAACGGACAAACAACGATCTATCGAAAAGCTTAAAAAGCAACCGCATGTTGTCGTTGGAACGCCGGGGCGTATTAAAGACTTAGTAGAAGCGCAGGCGCTATTTGTGCATACGGCTTCTACTATTATTGTCGATGAAGCAGATTTAATGCTTGATATGGGATTCATTCAAGATGTAGATAAAATTGCAGCTCGTATGCCAAGAAATTTACAAATGCTTGTCTTCTCTGCGACAATTCCGCAAAAATTAAAGCCTTTTATGAAGAAGTATATGGAAAATCCAGAGCATATTCATATTAATCCAAAGCAAGTTGCAGCAGGGAATATTGAACATTATTTAATTCCTTCTAGACATCGTAACAAGATTGAATTAGTGAAAAATATGTTGCTTCAATATAAGCCGTATTTAGCGATTATCTTTACAAATACGAAGAAGAAGGCTGACGAAGTTGCAGACGGATTAGCCGAGCGTGGATTAAAAGTCGGACGAATTCATGGAGATCTATCGCCGCGTGATCGTAGAAAAATGATGAAACAAGTTCGTGACTTAGAATTTCAATACATTGTTGCTACAGATTTAGCAGCACGTGGTATTGATATTGAAGGAATTAGCCATGTCATTAATTATGAACTTCCATCCGATCTAGATTTCTTCGTTCACCGCGTAGGAAGAACAGCTCGTGCAGGATATTCTGGCATTGCAGCGACTATTTATGATCCAGCAAATGAAGAAGCGTTAGACAGTTTAGAAAAACAACGTAATATCACATTTAATCATGTAGACTTACGTGGAGATGAATGGATAGACTTAGGTGAACGTCGTCGTCGTAAAAGTCGTAAAAAACCAAATAATGAACTAGATGTTATGGCAACAAAAGTTGTTAAGAAACCGAAAAAAGTAAAGCCTAACTATAAGAGAAAACTTGCGACTGAACGTGAAAAAGTGAAGAACAAGTATAGTAATAAAAAAAGATAA
- the vrrA gene encoding VrrA/YqfQ family protein: MYPKSPIQQMYVQQRQQHYTPYPIPNLPPMMQKKKGFLSKLFKKQDPTHSYMQMVPPYRQMEQQPTMHYQQNQPYMQHQQQMMPPQMNAPNEMRGPAEVASGAGGIGGFFSNLLSNPTGMLNNVEKVVQVAQSVGPVVEQYGPIVRSIPSIVKILTSRKGATEEQTEEVEVITIPPPHKKKKMIMKPVVEKEHPEENIPLPTPKPKLYV, translated from the coding sequence ATGTATCCGAAATCCCCTATACAACAAATGTATGTACAGCAGCGCCAACAGCACTATACACCGTACCCAATACCCAATTTACCTCCTATGATGCAAAAAAAGAAAGGCTTTCTCTCTAAGCTATTCAAAAAACAAGATCCCACCCATTCATATATGCAAATGGTCCCGCCCTATCGACAAATGGAGCAACAACCAACGATGCACTATCAACAAAACCAACCATACATGCAACATCAGCAGCAAATGATGCCCCCACAAATGAACGCACCAAATGAAATGCGTGGTCCAGCAGAAGTCGCATCTGGTGCTGGTGGCATCGGTGGCTTCTTTTCTAACTTGCTTTCCAATCCTACCGGTATGTTAAATAACGTCGAGAAAGTTGTCCAAGTAGCCCAATCAGTCGGTCCTGTCGTCGAACAATACGGTCCCATCGTTCGCAGTATACCAAGCATCGTAAAAATTCTCACTTCTAGAAAAGGTGCTACGGAAGAACAAACGGAAGAAGTGGAAGTGATAACTATACCACCCCCTCATAAAAAAAAGAAAATGATAATGAAACCAGTTGTTGAAAAAGAACATCCCGAAGAGAATATTCCACTTCCGACACCTAAGCCTAAACTATATGTCTAA
- a CDS encoding 4-hydroxy-3-methylbut-2-enyl diphosphate reductase, giving the protein MKIVKISPRGYCYGVVDAMVIARNAALDKTLPRPIYILGMIVHNKHVTDAFEEDGIITLDGPSRLEILDQIDSGTVIFTAHGVSPEVKQRAKEKGLTTIDATCPDVTKTHDLIEAKKAEGYHVIYIGKKGHPEPEGAVGIAPDIVHLIERAADLETLEIPGDKILVTNQTTMSQWDVQHLMEDIQAKFPTAEFHKEICLATQVRQEAVAKQADVADLTIVVGDPKSNNSNRLAQVSQEIAGTKAYRVADVSEIQLEWLQGIENVAITAGASTPTPITKEVIAFLEQYDPMNPATWERKRNVPLQKILPRVKVKKQ; this is encoded by the coding sequence ATGAAGATTGTTAAAATTTCCCCTCGTGGTTATTGCTACGGTGTTGTAGATGCGATGGTCATTGCACGCAACGCGGCACTAGATAAAACATTACCTAGACCTATTTATATTTTAGGCATGATCGTTCACAACAAACATGTAACAGATGCATTTGAAGAAGATGGCATCATTACATTAGACGGTCCAAGTCGACTAGAGATTTTAGATCAAATCGATTCCGGCACGGTCATTTTCACCGCACATGGTGTTTCTCCAGAAGTAAAACAGCGTGCAAAAGAAAAAGGCTTAACAACAATCGACGCAACGTGTCCAGATGTGACAAAAACACATGACCTAATTGAAGCAAAAAAAGCAGAAGGCTACCATGTGATTTATATTGGAAAAAAAGGGCATCCAGAGCCAGAAGGTGCAGTTGGAATCGCTCCTGATATCGTTCATCTCATTGAAAGAGCAGCTGATTTGGAGACACTAGAAATTCCAGGTGACAAAATTTTAGTTACCAACCAAACAACGATGAGTCAATGGGACGTTCAGCACCTTATGGAGGACATCCAAGCAAAATTTCCAACCGCTGAATTTCATAAAGAAATTTGTTTAGCAACGCAAGTACGTCAAGAAGCAGTAGCGAAACAAGCGGATGTTGCTGACCTAACAATCGTTGTTGGTGATCCAAAAAGTAACAACTCGAACCGACTAGCTCAAGTATCACAAGAAATTGCTGGTACAAAAGCATACCGCGTTGCGGATGTAAGTGAAATTCAGTTAGAGTGGCTACAAGGTATCGAAAATGTTGCGATTACAGCAGGTGCTTCTACACCAACGCCAATTACAAAAGAAGTAATTGCCTTTTTAGAACAGTACGATCCAATGAATCCAGCTACGTGGGAACGCAAACGAAACGTACCGCTTCAAAAAATCTTGCCACGTGTAAAAGTAAAAAAACAATAA
- a CDS encoding Nif3-like dinuclear metal center hexameric protein, with protein sequence MSKIPNGHEIISLFEGMYPKHLAMEGDKIGLQIGALNKPVRNVLIALDVTEEVVEEAIDTEANVIIAHHPLIFNPLKAIHTDKAYGRIIETCIKHDIAVYAAHTNVDVAKGGVNDLLAEALGLQRTEVLVPTYAEEMKKIVVFVPVTHVDAVRTALGDAGAGHIGNYSHCTFNSEGTGTFIPQEGTTPYIGEVGRLERVEEVRIETIIPASLQRRVVKAMLAAHPYEEVAYDVYPLDNKGETLGLGKIGYLQEEMSLQQFAEHVKHSLDVKGARVVGALDDKVRKVAVLGGDGNKYINQAKMKGADVYVTGDMYYHVAHDAMMLGLNIVDPGHNVEKVMKQGVQKQLQQKANEKKFAVQIHASRLHTDPFTFV encoded by the coding sequence ATGAGTAAAATTCCAAATGGTCATGAAATTATTTCTTTATTTGAAGGGATGTATCCGAAGCATTTAGCAATGGAAGGCGATAAAATAGGTTTGCAGATCGGTGCATTAAATAAACCTGTCCGGAATGTGCTCATTGCCCTTGATGTAACGGAAGAGGTTGTGGAGGAAGCGATTGACACAGAAGCAAATGTAATCATTGCCCATCATCCGCTTATTTTCAATCCACTAAAAGCAATTCATACAGACAAAGCGTATGGAAGAATCATTGAAACATGTATTAAACATGATATCGCTGTTTATGCAGCGCATACAAATGTGGACGTGGCAAAAGGTGGCGTTAACGATTTACTTGCTGAAGCGTTGGGATTACAACGTACAGAAGTGCTTGTTCCAACATATGCAGAAGAAATGAAAAAAATTGTTGTGTTTGTTCCAGTAACGCATGTAGATGCTGTGCGCACGGCTCTTGGTGACGCTGGAGCGGGTCATATCGGCAATTATAGCCATTGTACGTTTAATAGTGAAGGTACAGGAACTTTCATACCCCAAGAAGGAACAACCCCGTATATCGGCGAGGTAGGACGCTTAGAACGTGTGGAAGAAGTGCGGATTGAAACGATTATTCCAGCGTCCTTACAACGAAGAGTGGTGAAAGCGATGTTAGCTGCTCATCCGTATGAAGAGGTTGCGTATGATGTGTATCCGCTTGATAATAAAGGTGAGACATTAGGGCTTGGTAAGATTGGATATTTACAAGAGGAAATGAGCCTACAGCAGTTTGCGGAGCATGTGAAACATTCACTTGATGTAAAAGGTGCACGAGTTGTTGGAGCATTAGATGATAAAGTACGAAAAGTAGCGGTGCTTGGTGGTGATGGGAATAAGTATATCAATCAAGCGAAAATGAAAGGAGCCGACGTGTATGTGACGGGCGATATGTATTATCATGTTGCACATGATGCGATGATGCTTGGACTAAATATTGTTGATCCGGGCCATAACGTTGAAAAAGTTATGAAACAAGGTGTACAAAAACAATTGCAACAAAAAGCAAATGAGAAAAAGTTTGCTGTGCAAATTCATGCTTCTAGATTACATACAGATCCGTTTACATTTGTATAA